The sequence below is a genomic window from Nocardia fluminea.
GCAGCGTGGAGAAGGCCACCACGATCGCGCCGATCGGGACGGCGGCGTGCGGTGCGAGGGTGCCGGTGGTCTCGACGTGTTCGTCACCGACGCCCAGGACGGTGTCGACGATGCGATAGAACTGCCTGCGGCCGATGTCGGGCCGCAGCCAGCGTGGCGATTCGCCGAGGCAGACCACGGCGGTGCGGTCACCCGATTGCAGGGTCGACTGCACCACCTGGGCCGCACCACGCACCGACAGTTCCAGCGACGCGCTGGCCGGGCCCGGCGCCTGCAACGACGTGTCGACCATGACGACCACGTCGGCGGAACGGTTGGTGAAGCGCTGGGTGACGTAGAGCCTGCCGCGCCGCGCGCTCACCGGCCAGTTGACCGCGCGCAGTTGATCACCCGGCGTGTAGGCGCGGATGTCGGCGTATTCGACGCCGGGACCGTGCCGCCGGGTCAGGTGGGTGCCGATGCGGTCGGGAAGTTCGGTGCGCGGCATGCGCATGCGCTGTGGATCGGCGATGGGGTACACGTAGAGCTTGGCCGCGGGCAGCTCGGTGGTCGCGACCGCGAGACCGGCCGGGCTCAGCGCGGACACCTTCACCTGCACCGGGTAACGGCCCCAGCGGGTGGCCGAGAGCCCGAGCCGCATCCCCGCGGGCGCACCGCCGGAATCGTGGGCTTCCTCGACCTCGAGTTCCAGGCCGGGCATCGGCAGGGCGGTCATCCGCAGCAGCGCGTGCCCGCTCTCGACGAAAGCGACCGCGCTACAGCCGATCACCTCGTTCTCGAAACAGCGCACGGTGCCGCTGCCGTCGACCTGGACTCTGGTCGGCGCCTGCTGCCACGGCGCGGTGGCGAGCACGCCGAGCATCGGCGCCGCGAAGACGACCAGTTGCCACTGCCCCAGCAACACCGCGACGACCAGTGCCGCTGCCGCGCAACCGGCCAGGATGAACACCAGCGGCGCGGGCCGCCACCGGAGGTCGACCTCGACCGTTCTGGATTCGTCGCGATGCTTCATGTGCTCGTGGCGCGGGGCACCGGTAGCCGGCGGAGTAGTTCGGTGATGACGTCCTCGCCGCGAATACGGCGCACCCACATTTCGGGGCGCAACGTGATGCGATGCGACATCGCCGCCACCGCGAGGGCTTTCACGTCTTCGGGGATCACGTAGTCGCGCCCGAGCAGCAGCGCCCTCGCCCGCGACATCTGCACCAGGTCGAGTTCGGCACGCGGGCTGGCGCCGACTTCCACCTGCGGATGGCTGCGGGTGGCCGAGGCCAGCGCGACGACGTAGCTCACCACGTCGGGGTGCACGGTGACGAACTCGACCGACTGACGCATCTCCATCAGCCCCTGCGCGTCGACCACCTGGCCCACTTGCGGTGCGGTGGAACCACGTTCGAGCCTGCGCCGGATCATCTGCGTCTCGTCGGCCTCGGAGAGATAGCCGAGGCGCAACTGGATGGCGAAGCGGTCGAGCTGCGCCTCGGGCAGCGGGTAGGTGCCCTCGTACTCGATCGGGTTGTCGGTGGCCAGCACTACGAAAGGCTGTGGCAGCAGGAAGGTCTCGCCGTCGATGCTCACCTGGCCCTCGGCCATGGCCTCCAGCAGCGCGGCCTGGGTTTTGGGCGGGGTGCGGTTGATCTCGTCGGCGAGCAGCACATTGGTGAACACCGGACCGCGACGGAAGTTGAACCGGCCCGAGGCCATGTCATAGATCGTCGAACCCAGCAGGTCGGCGGGCAGTAGATCGGGCGTGAACTGCACGCGGGTGAAGTCCAGTCCGAGCGCGGCCGCGAAAGACCGCGCGATCAGGGTCTTTCCGAGGCCGGGTAGGTCCTCGATGAGTACGTGGCCTCCGGCCAGCACGGCAATCATGATGAGCTGCATCTCATCTCGCTTGCCGACCACGACCCGGCCCAGCTCACGCAGCACGGCATCGGAGCGCTGGACGGTCACGTTCAACGGCATTGTCATCGGTGGCCTCTAACCCCTCACATCGTCTGCAAACGGCGCAGGATCTCGTCCAGCGCCTCTCTACCCGGTGCGCGACCGGTGTGATCGCGCAGCGCGGAGTTCGCCGGATCCACCCAGCGCCACAGTTCAGGTCCGAACTGCAGCTGACCGGCGGCCTCGGTGGCCCGGCGATTCTTGGAAACCCGCAACCCCGTGGACAGCTCGAATTCCTTGGCGAGCAGTGGCCGCAGGTGGCGGTCCCAGTCGGCCCGGGTGCCGTCGGCACGGGCGGTGAGCATCTCGGCGCGCGCGTGCCAGCGACCGAGCATCTCCGCGGGACCGTTGTCGATGTATTCGGTGAGCGGCTCCTCACGGATCACGCGGTGCCGCAGCGACCAGACCAGCATCGCGAGCGCCGCGGCCACCGGCACGGCGACCGCGAGCAGCACCGAGTCACGGTCGAGACGCACCAGCGTCACTTCGATCACCGCGACGGCGAGCACGGCCGTGACAATCACCGAAGTCCGGTTCACGCTGCCCCCTCCTGGCACTGACCACTCATGCCGTATCCATGCGGCAGGCCCGGGCGCTGACCGCTCATGCCGGCACCAACCTGCGCTGCAAGTCCGTTAGCACGATGCGCAGCAGTTGTTCGGCGCGCATGCGCTGCCATTCGAGCATCGAGTGCGGGCTGAACCGCGCCTCCTCGAACAGCGCGACCAGCTCGCGGGCCGAAGCGTCGTGCAGCACACCGCTTTCGAAGGCCCTGGCCAGCACCTCCATCGGGGTGTCCGAGGCCAGCGGGCGGGCGGCGCGGTCGCTGGACAGACCGCGCTCCATCGCCACATAACAGGCGATGATGGCGGTGCGCGGGTCCTGGCCGGGGGCGTTCATCGCGGCGAGGCCCATTTCGGCGGCGCGCGTGAGCGAATCGACTTCGCTGGGGCTCGGTTCGTCCTCGACGGGTGCCGCGGGAGCCGGTTCCCGGCGCGCGGCCACGGCCACGACGACCAGGCCGACCAGCGCGACCACGATCAGCACGATGGCCAGGATCGCCGCGATCACCAGGGCGGTCCCGGTGAGTTCGGTGGGTCCGGTCGTGGGGTCCGCGGCGTGGGTGTCGGTGGTGGGGACGGGGCCGGAGCCCTCGGTCAGCGTCTCGGAGGCCGGGCGCATCGGGCGGGCGCCGGGCAGCAGGAACAGCGCGGTGACCCCGCCGGCGAAGATCAGCGCGACCGCGGCGACGGCGATCGGGACCAGCAGCGCCATCCTGCGCCACTGGATGCGCGGCAGGGCGTCGCGCTCGGCTTCCGGCATCGCCAGGGGCAGGCGATGCTGGCTGGCGATCACGCCCGCGACCAGGATGACGATCGAGACCAGCAGCAAGACCGGCATGACGGCGACGAGCAGCGGAGAAGGGGCTCCGGTCGCGGACTCGCCGGAGCCGGGCAGTGTGCCCTGCAACGCGATCGTCGAAGCGACGACCAGTGCGATCACGACAATCGCCCGCGTAATGGGCTGATTCACCCCGATCACAGCTGTACCACCAAACCCCAGAGACTGCACAAAACAGCCACATAGTTACATGCCGAGTGGTCCGCTCGAGAGGAAATCGATGCTTTTGGACCCCTCCCCTCCTATTGTCCCCCTGCGATCAAGGGCTTGCTACGCAGTGCGAACGTTCGACACGCGAGTTAATGGCAACTCACCGAGACGGCTGGCGGTGCGGGCGAGATCGGGAATCGCGGGCACCCCCGAAGTCAGGTCGTGTGAGCGCTCCGGCGCGTGGACCGTGAACGGGAGATCGGCGTCATAGAGAACATCGACGAGATTGACCAGCCTCATGGACCAGTCCGGCGGGACTTCGCGCAGTGGCGGGACCGCCCGCAGGGTCCAGTGGCGGTAGCGCTGGGTGAGGCGCAGGTAGTCGGCGGCGCTGGTGGGGGCCGCGCAGAGGGCGTGGAAGTCGAAGGTGATGGCGTCGGCGGCGGTGTGGGCACGCACGGTTCGGCCGTGGCCGAGGGGCACCTCGGCAGTGGGCCGCGCATCCGCGCACGCCTCGGCCGTACGAATGCCACCCGGCCCCGCACCCGCGGTGAGCACGTAACGGCCCGCCAGGAAGCCGGTGTCCCGGTGCGTGACGAGGGTGCGGTAGTCGAGTGGTCCATCGAGCGTGACGACGTCCAGGTTGGCCAGAATCTGCTCGATGGAGGGCAGGAAGTGGTCATGGAACAAAGGGTTGGGCAGGAGGTCCGCTGGGCGGTAGTTCGAGGTGACCACGAGGGTGCGCCGATCGGCGAAGAGGGCGTCGAGCAGGCGGGCGACGAGCATCGCGTCGCCGATGTCGGTGACGTGGAATTCGTCGAAGCAGACCAGGTCGGCGTCGCCGAGGAGTTCGTCGATGGCACGTTCGATCGAGCCGAGGGTGTGGGTGGCGGCATGGAGGGCGGCGAAGAAGGTGTGGAAGTGGAAGCGGCGCTTGTGCTGCGTCTCGACCGCGCCGAAGAATCGGTCCATCACCATGGTCTTGCCACGACCCGGTCGACCGTGCAGGTAGATGCCGGCGCGGTCGGCCCGCCGGCCGCCCCTTTCAGTGAGGCGCGGGAGCGGGATGCCGAATGGGCCGGTGCGTCGAGCGCGGTGCCCCCCGTGGTGCCCGGCGACCGGATCGAGCAGTGATTCGAGCGCGTGCAGGACCGCTTGCTGTGCGGGGTCGAGCACCACGAAGTCGGGTTTCATGCGAGCCTCCTCGGTCCTCTACAGTTGTAGAGGACGGGCGTCGCCGACGGCCAGGAGAGGTGATGATGTCCACAAACCGGCGGGCGCGGATCGTGGCAGGTGCCATCGAACTCATCGCGACCCGGGGCATCCGCGCGCTCACCCACCGCGCGCTGGACACCCAGCTGGACCTGCCCGCGGGTTCGACCTCGTACTATTTCCGCACGCGGCAGGCATTGATCGAGGCGGTCGCCGACGCGATCACCACTCGCTCACGCACGGACTTCCGCGCGCTGGGCGCGGAGCAGATCGCGCGCGAGGGCGAAGGAACCGGTCGGGCGATGGATCCAAGTCAGGCCGCGCACGACATCGCGACCTGGCTCGATCAGCTGCTCGCCCATCGCCGCAACGAGCTGATCGCCCGGCACGCCTTGATCATCGAGGTCCTGTCGGATCGTGAACTACACGCCCGCCTGGCAGGCAGCCTGTTCTCCCTGGAGCGCGCAACCGAGCTGTTCGCGGACCTCGGTGCCGCCGAGCCGCGGCAGTCGGCCCACGACTTCCTCGCACTGCTGGAAGGACTGGTCTTCGACCGGTTCGCCGGGCTGCGCGCACATTCCGCGGGCACCGTCGACCAGCTGGCCCGCCCGCTGGCCGAGTTCTTGACCGGTGCGCGCAACTATTCCGCGCGCCAACCGAATTCGGAATAGAGCGCGGACGAATTCAGCGCCGCCAATCCGAGCGCGGAGTACTCGATCAGATCCGCGGGCAACGCAGTGAGCGGAAACCATTCCAGCGCATAACATTTGTCGAGTTCACAATTGACAGGTTCACCGCGCCATTTTTCGACGCGGAAGAACAGGCCGAGGCGGGAATCACGACCGGGCGCGGTGACGTGGGCGACGTGAAACAGCCGCAAGGCGGCAGGTTCGATGCCCACCCCGATTTCCTCCGCGGCTTCACGCACCGCTGCCGCCGCCACCGACTCGTCGGCTTCGACCTTGCCCGAGGGCAGGTGCCAGCGATGATCGACTCGTCGCCGCTGCGGCGCAGGCTCAGCAGGACCTCGTCACCGCGGATCAGCAGGACGTGCACGTCGACCAGGTGGCGGGGAGTCACCCGGTCGAGCGTACGAGAGCCGGGGCTACGACGTCAGGACGAGTCCGGAGGTGGGGACGCCGGTGCCCGCGGTGACCAGGATGCGTTCCAGGGCGTCGACCTGGTTGACCGAGGTGCCGCGGATCTGGCGAACCGCTTCGGCGATGCCGTTCATGCCGTGGATATAGGCCTCACCGAGCTGGCCGCCGTGGGTGTTGAGCGGAAGCCGGCCGCCGAGCTCGATGGCACCGTCGGCGATGAAGTCCTTGGCTTCGCCACGGGAGCAGAAGCCCAGTTCCTCGAGCTGCATGAGGACGAACGGGGTGAAGTGGTCGTAGAGGATCGCGGCCTGCATGTCGGCGGCGGTCAGGCCGCTCTGCGCCCACAGCTGGTCGCCGACGAGACCCATCTCGGGCAGGCCGGTCATGGCGTCGCGGTAGTAGCTGGTCATCACGTACTGGTCCGCGCCGCTGCCCTGAGCGGCGGCCGCGATGATCGCGGGACGCTGTGGGAGGTCGCGGGCGCGTTCGGCGCTGGTGACCACGATGGCGACGCCGCCGTCGGACTCCTGGCAACAGTCGAGCAGGTGCAGCGGCTCGGCGATCCAGCGCGAATCCTGGTGCTGTTCCAGGGTGATCGGTTTGCCGTAGAAGAAGGCGTTGGGATTCACCGCGGCGTGCTTGCGGTCGGCGACCGCGACCGCGCCGAAGTCGGCACTGGTCGCGCCGGTGACGTGCATGTACCGGCGGGCGACCATCGCGACCTGCGCGGCGGGCGTGCCGAGCCCCTGCGGGTAGGCCCAGCCCGCGTCGATCCCCGATGACGTGGGCGCGGCGGCCAGCGCGGGCGAGAACTGACCGAAACGCGCACCGGACCGTTCGTTGAACGCGCGATAGGCCACCACCACATCGGCCACCCCGGTGGCCACGGCCATCGCGGCCTGCTGCACGGTCGCGCAGGCAGCGCCGCCGCCGTAGCCGATGTGGCTGAAGAACTTCAGGCTCGGAATGCCGACCGCCCTGGCCACCGCCGCCTGGGTGTTGGTGTCCATGGTGAAGGTGGTGAGACCGTCGACGTCGGCGGGCGTGAGACCCGCGTCGGCCAGCGCCGCACGCACAGCCTCCGCGGCCAAACGCAATTCACTGCGGCCGGAGTCCTTGGAGAAGTCGGTGGCCCCGATCCCGACGATGGCGGCGCGACCGGAAAGGCCGGCGCGGTCGGTGGATCCGGCCGAGGGGGTGCTCATTTCGACTCCAGATCGGGGAGTGCGATGACGGCGGTGGCGGTGATGTGCTCGCCGAGGCTGTCCTTGCCGTGCACGTCGATGGTGACCTGGGTGCCGTCGATCTCGGTGACCGTGCCGGACAGGGTCAGGGTGTCACCGGCGTACAGCGGCACGCCGAGGCGAAGGGCGATGCGCTTGACCAGCGCACGCGGGCCCGCCCAATCGGTGACGAAGCGCTGCACCAGACCGGTGTCGGTGAGGATGTTGACGAAGATGTCGCTGGACCCGCGCTCGACCGCCTTGTCGCGGTCGTGGTGCACGTCCTGGAAGTCCCTGGTGGCCAGCGCGGTGCTGATCACGAAGGTGGGATCGGCGTGGATCGCCAGCTCCGGCAGCACTGTGCCCACCACGATGGCGGCGGGTTCGACGGTGGATGTCATCGAGGCGTCCTTTGCGGTCATCACACGGCCTGCCAGTACGGCAGCACGGTTCCGTCGGCGAGCTTTTCGAAGGCGACGCGGACGGGCGCGTCGATGGCGACCTCGGCCGGGTCGATGCCGCGCAGTTCCCCGAGCACGCGCACGCCCTCGTCGAGTTCCACCAGGGCGACCACGAAGGGCAGCTCGCGTCCGGGCACCTTCGGCGCGTGGTGCACGACGAAGCTGAACACGGTCCCGGTGCCCGCCGCCACGACATAGTCGGTGGACTCTGCCTTGTCCTGCCAGAGGGCCGGAATCGGCGGATGCCGCAGCGAACCGTCGGGCAGGCGCTGGATGCGCAGCTCACCGATTTCGGTACCGGCCCAGAAGAATTCGGTGTCCCGCGAGATGACCGGGCCGACGCGCCCCTCGGGCGCAATCTCGATCCCGTCCGTCGCGGGCTGGGCGGCGGCGGTGCCGGGTGCGAACTTCAGCAGCCGGAACAGCATTTCGGTGACCACCTCGTCGCCGACCGACCAGGTGGTGGCGTAGGTGAGGAACCAGCCGTCGCCGAGCCCGGTTCGCTTGGGGCCCTTGACTTCCGCCAGCTTGCTGGTGACCCGCACCTGTTCGCCGGGCCGCACGTAGCGGTGGTAGGTCTGCTCGCAGTTGGTGGCGACGACCGAGGTGTAGCCCGCCGCGTCGAACAACTCGTTGGCGAGGTTCATCGGGTCGTCGGCGGCACGCACGCCGTGCAAACCCTGCATGGTCCACACCTGGGCCATCGCCGGCGGTGCGACGATGCCGGGATGCCCCGCCGCCCTGGCGGCTTCGTCGTCGACGTAGATCGGGTTGGCGTCGCCGATGGCCTCGACCCAGTTGTGGATCATCGGCTGATTCACCGGATCACGACCGGCGCGCGGCGCCGACTCCCCCGCCGCGACGATCTTCGCCGCGCCCTCTGCGAGTTCTGCTGCGGTGAGGGATTCCGGCACGCGCCGCTCCTTGTTCATCGGGGTACGCGCGGCAACTCGAGGCCGGCCGAGGCCACCAGTTCGCGCATGATCTCGTTCACGCCGCCGCCGAAGGTGACGACGAGGTTCTGCTTGGTGCGCCGATCCAGCCAGCCGAGCAGCTCGGCGGTGCCCGGCTCGGCCGCGTCGCCGAAGCGGCCGATGATCTCCTCGACCACGCGACCCGCTTCCTGAAGCGATTCGGTGGAGAAGATCTTGGTGGCCGAGGCGTCGGCGATCACCGCGTTCTGCGCCGCCGCGGTGTCGGCGGCGGCGACCTGCCAGTTCAGCAGTTCGTTGAGCCGCACCATGGTTCGCACCCGCCCGAGGGCGCGGCGAACCTCTGGCTCGCCGAGCAGGCCGTGCTCGGCCGACCAGTCGCGCAGGCGGTCGTAGAGCTGTTCGATCTTGCCCGACGGGCCCAGGCTGACCCGCTCGTGGTTGAGCTGGGTGGTGATCAGCCGCCAGCCCCGGTTCTCCTCGCCGACCAGCATCTCCGCGGGCACCCGCACGTCGTCGAAGTAGGTGGCGTTGGTGTGGTGGGCGCCGTCGCAGGTGATGATCGGCGTCCAGGAATAGCCGGGGTCCTTGGTATCGACGATGAGGATCGTGATGCCGCGGTGGCGGGACTCGACGGTGCCGGTGCGGCACGCGGTCCAGACGTAGTCGGCTTCGTGGGCGCCGGTGGTGAAGATCTTCTGCCCGTTGACGATCCAGTCACCGTTGCCGTCGCGTACCGCGGTGGTGCGCAGCGCGGCGAGGTCGGTGCCCGCCGAGGGCTCGGAGTAGCCGATGGCGAAATGGATGTCGCCGGAGAGGATGCCGGGCAGGAACTTCTTCTTCTGTGCCTCGGTGCCGTACTTCTGCAACGTCGGTCCGACGGTCAGCAAGGTGACCAGCGGCAGCGGGACGTCGGCGCGGACAGCCTCGTTGAAGAAGATCTGCTGCTCCATCGGGCCGAAGCCCTGGCCGCCGAATTCCTTGGGCCAGCCGACGCCGAGCCAGCCGTCGCGGCCCATCCGGCGCACCACCTCGCGGTAGGTGTCGCCGTGCCGGTCCACCGCCATCGCCGCGGCCTCGGCCGGGCTGATGAGATCGGCGAAATAGGAACGCAATTCTTCGCGCAACCGCCGCTGCTCGGCGGTCAGATCGATGAACATCTTGCTCCCAGGAGGTCGAGCCGCAGTCCCGCACCGCCGAGTAGCCGGGCGAGGTCTTTGGCCTGCGAGTAGTAGCGGTGCATCGGATGGGTGATATCCACGCCCAGTCCACCGTGCAGGTGGTGACATTTCTGCATGGCGCGCGGAACTTCGGCCGCGGCCCAGTACGCGAGCACGTCGAGGTCCTCGTCGACGCGGTACTGGTGCTGCGGCGAGGAGTCCCCCTGCGCCAGCGCCCAGCACGCCGACTCCGCGGCCACGTGCAGCGTGCGCGAGACCACGTACAGGTCCGCGATCTGCTGCGCCACGGCCTGGAATTCGGCCAGCGGCCTGCCGAACTGCTCCCTGGTGCGCACATGCTCGGCGGTGAGCGTGAGCGCGCCCTTCAACAGGCCGTCGGCGACCGCGCCGATACAGGCCAGTGCGTGGCGGTGCAGGACGGGCAGCGCGTCGGGCAGCAGCTGGTCGGCCGGGATCTCGACGTCGTCGAGGACCAGCGTCGCCTCCGGGATGCCCGCCGAACCCGTCACCGGGATGATCTCGAGCCCCGGCGCGACCGAATCGACCAGCGCCACACCGGCATCGGTGGGCACCAGAATCCACCGCGCCTCCGCGGCGTAGATCACGCCCGACTTGCGGCCGGTGATCCGCACCGTGGCGCCCTCGCGCACGGCCTTGGTGGTCGGGGCGGTGGTGAACGGCGCGCCCGGTTCGTTCAGCGCGGCGGTGAGCACGGTGCCCTTGCCGACCTCGGCGAGCACCCGCTCGGCCAGCTCGTCCGACAGCACACCGAGCAGCGGCAGCACACCGAACCCGAAAGTCGGCAGTGCCGGGACCGCGGCGGCGTCGGTGGCCAGCTCCATGAGCAGGGCCGATACCTCGAGCAGTCCCATTCCGTCGCCGCCGAACCGTTCCGGTACCGGCACAGCGAGCAGACCGGAGTCGATCAGGCTCGGCCACAGGGCCATGTCCCTGGCCGACTCACGTTCGAGCAGGCTCACCACTACCTCGGCTACGGCGTCGGCGCTTTCGTCGCGGGTGAAATCCACGGCGTCCTCCCTCATCGAGCTAACTGTCCGCATCGCGCGGCAGGCCGAGAATCCGTTCGGCGGCCACGGTCAACAGGATCTGCTCGGTACCGCCCGCAATCGAGAGACACCGCGTAAGCAGGAATTCTTTCAGAGCTTCGTTGTCCAGAGAACCTTCTTGGCCGACAAGTTCCAGCGCGTATTCCGCCAGCTCCTGCCGGTGCCGGACCCCGACCAGTTTGCGCACGCCGGCTTGGGCGCCCGCGTCGACGCCCGCCATCGTGGCCACCGCGATTCGCTGTTCCAGCAATGATCCAGCAACCGAGGACGTGATCAGCGCGCCGAAGCGATCCTCCCGCAGTTCCGATCCCCATCCACCGACCGGAAACCGGTCCAGCAGCGCTTCGAGCGCACCACCGATTCCGCCGCCGCCCATCGCGACCCGTTCGGCCGACAGCGTGGTGCGCGCGATCTTCCAGCCGTTGTTCAGCGCGCCGACCAGGCAATCGTCGGGCACGAACACGTCGTCGAGGAAGACCTCGCTGAACTTCTCCTCGCCGGTGATCTGCACGAGCGGGCGCACCTGCACGCCCGCGGCGCGCATATCGACGAGGAAGTAGCTGATGCCGCGATGCTTGGGCGCGGCCGGATCGGTCCTGGCCAGGCAGATGCCCCAGTTCGCGGTGGAGCCGAGCGAGGTCCACACCTTCTGGCCACGCAGCACCCAGCCGCCGTCGACCTTCTCGGCGGTGGTGCGCAGGGCCGCGAGATCCGAACCCGCCCCCGGCTCGCTGAACAGCTGACACCAGATGACCTCACCGTGCAGCGTCGGCCAGACGTAGCGTTCGATCTGCGCCTCGGTTCCGAAGCGCAGCAGCGTCGGCACGGCCCAGCCCGCGACGGCGAGGTCGGGGGTCGTCAGCTCGGCGCGACGGAGCTGTTCGGCGATCTGGAGGCAGGTCATCGGATCGGCGGCGCGGCCGTAGGGCCGGGGCCAGTGCGGCATCACCATGCCCGCTTCCACCAGCGCGCGCGCCTGGTCGGCGGGGTCGAGGGCGGCGATCGCGGCGACCTCGTCGGCCAGCGCGGTGTCGACGGCGGCGTCACCGAGCACCCGTTCGGCGCCGGTGGTGCGGCGCTGACCGGCCCTGGTGAGCTCGGCGACGCGGGCACGCCAGCGCGCCGAGCCACCGAGGAGCTGGCGCAGCGAGCTCGCCCGGCGCAGGTAGAAGTGGGCGTCGTGTTCCCAGGTGAAGCCGATGCCGCCGAGCACCTGGATGGCGTCCTTGGCGTTGTCGACGGCGGCGTCGAGGGCCACCGAAGCGGCCACCGCCGCGGCGATCGGTAGCTCGTCGCCGCCCTCGTCGATCGCGGCGGCGGCGTCGGCGGCGACCGCGCGGATCAGTTCGGTGCGGCACAGCATCCAGGCGCACAGGTGCTTGATCGCCTGGAAACTGCCGATCGGCTTACCGAATTGTTCACGGACACGGGCATATTCGACCGCCGTGCGCAGGGTCCAGCCGGCGATGCCCGCCAGTTCCGCGACCGCGAGCGCGACGAAGAGATCGCTGACATCGCCCGTCGGCGCGAAGCCGTGATCGGCCGGCACGGCCACCTCGGCGGCGCTGACGCGGGCCAGCGGCACGGTGTGGTCACCGTGCGCCAGCGGCGTCACTGTCACCGCCTCGGCGGGCAGCAGCAGCCAGCGGGTGCCGTCGATGGTGTTGGCGGGCACCAGGACCCGGGTCAGTTCGTCGGCGCCGTAGACGAAATCCCAAGTGCCCGAAACACTCCAGCCCGCGTCGGTGGACACCGCTTTCGCGGCCTGCTCGTCGCCGGGTACGGCGACCGCGCACGGGGTGCCGTCGGCGAACACGCCCTCGGTGATCAGCCCGGCCAGCGCGGTGGCCAGCACCGGACCGCCGACCAGGTCGTCGCCGGTCTGCTCGAGCATCACCGCGAGGTCGGCAACCGTGCCGCCGAGACCGCCGTTGTCCTCGGGCAGCGCGACCTCGAACAGCCCGAACTCGCTCAGCCCGGCCCAGTACCCGCGCCAGGCGGCCGAGCCGCCGGCCCGCATTGTTTCAATCGGCGCGACCGTGTTCGCCCAGCCTCGTAGCGATGCCGCGACGGCTTTGTGCTCGTCAGTGGTGGCGATGGTCACAAGAAGATCCGCCCTTCCGGCGTGGTTCGCACTTCTAGAACATGTTCTAATATCTAAGCCGGGTATAAGTCAAGAGA
It includes:
- a CDS encoding acyl-CoA dehydrogenase family protein, coding for MREDAVDFTRDESADAVAEVVVSLLERESARDMALWPSLIDSGLLAVPVPERFGGDGMGLLEVSALLMELATDAAAVPALPTFGFGVLPLLGVLSDELAERVLAEVGKGTVLTAALNEPGAPFTTAPTTKAVREGATVRITGRKSGVIYAAEARWILVPTDAGVALVDSVAPGLEIIPVTGSAGIPEATLVLDDVEIPADQLLPDALPVLHRHALACIGAVADGLLKGALTLTAEHVRTREQFGRPLAEFQAVAQQIADLYVVSRTLHVAAESACWALAQGDSSPQHQYRVDEDLDVLAYWAAAEVPRAMQKCHHLHGGLGVDITHPMHRYYSQAKDLARLLGGAGLRLDLLGARCSSI
- a CDS encoding acyl-CoA dehydrogenase, which gives rise to MTIATTDEHKAVAASLRGWANTVAPIETMRAGGSAAWRGYWAGLSEFGLFEVALPEDNGGLGGTVADLAVMLEQTGDDLVGGPVLATALAGLITEGVFADGTPCAVAVPGDEQAAKAVSTDAGWSVSGTWDFVYGADELTRVLVPANTIDGTRWLLLPAEAVTVTPLAHGDHTVPLARVSAAEVAVPADHGFAPTGDVSDLFVALAVAELAGIAGWTLRTAVEYARVREQFGKPIGSFQAIKHLCAWMLCRTELIRAVAADAAAAIDEGGDELPIAAAVAASVALDAAVDNAKDAIQVLGGIGFTWEHDAHFYLRRASSLRQLLGGSARWRARVAELTRAGQRRTTGAERVLGDAAVDTALADEVAAIAALDPADQARALVEAGMVMPHWPRPYGRAADPMTCLQIAEQLRRAELTTPDLAVAGWAVPTLLRFGTEAQIERYVWPTLHGEVIWCQLFSEPGAGSDLAALRTTAEKVDGGWVLRGQKVWTSLGSTANWGICLARTDPAAPKHRGISYFLVDMRAAGVQVRPLVQITGEEKFSEVFLDDVFVPDDCLVGALNNGWKIARTTLSAERVAMGGGGIGGALEALLDRFPVGGWGSELREDRFGALITSSVAGSLLEQRIAVATMAGVDAGAQAGVRKLVGVRHRQELAEYALELVGQEGSLDNEALKEFLLTRCLSIAGGTEQILLTVAAERILGLPRDADS
- a CDS encoding acyl-CoA dehydrogenase family protein, with product MFIDLTAEQRRLREELRSYFADLISPAEAAAMAVDRHGDTYREVVRRMGRDGWLGVGWPKEFGGQGFGPMEQQIFFNEAVRADVPLPLVTLLTVGPTLQKYGTEAQKKKFLPGILSGDIHFAIGYSEPSAGTDLAALRTTAVRDGNGDWIVNGQKIFTTGAHEADYVWTACRTGTVESRHRGITILIVDTKDPGYSWTPIITCDGAHHTNATYFDDVRVPAEMLVGEENRGWRLITTQLNHERVSLGPSGKIEQLYDRLRDWSAEHGLLGEPEVRRALGRVRTMVRLNELLNWQVAAADTAAAQNAVIADASATKIFSTESLQEAGRVVEEIIGRFGDAAEPGTAELLGWLDRRTKQNLVVTFGGGVNEIMRELVASAGLELPRVPR